From the Pseudomonadota bacterium genome, one window contains:
- a CDS encoding cation:proton antiporter produces MLWFLAFGALMVNTGLLPVEADAFISGLAELGIILIMFALGFEESTDNFIASAKRSWGIAFFGALAPFAAAYFMADYFWANTNTSIICGLTMTATAVSLTMVSLQSEGLHKSPVATRVMTSALLDDIASLALVAILVPIASGEGSANVKDIALIAAKAVGFFVLVTIFGAWVFPHEVKGWMKRVPLIGAYGFSHVITFSRHSTQTVLLLALSVGLLAHEFGFHPAIGAYMAGLIIHEEYFHLKGTEGSYADTKRIIDNVAFSWIGPVFFVELGTKLILERDTAMSLIPHILAMALIIFVAQVTSAALAARYTADMDWPGSVMIGFGMLGRAELAFVVMDIAYVQHAILSVEAFYTLMGTALILNVLVPLTIRLWKPVYMRTMPEGAGFRKSMGSQGA; encoded by the coding sequence TTCGGCGCGCTCATGGTCAACACCGGGCTCTTGCCCGTCGAGGCCGACGCGTTCATCAGCGGCCTGGCCGAGCTTGGCATCATCCTCATCATGTTTGCGCTCGGCTTCGAGGAGAGCACCGACAACTTCATCGCCAGCGCAAAACGCAGCTGGGGGATCGCCTTCTTCGGGGCACTGGCACCCTTTGCGGCGGCCTACTTCATGGCCGACTACTTCTGGGCGAACACCAATACCTCGATCATCTGCGGGCTCACCATGACGGCCACGGCTGTGTCGCTCACCATGGTGTCGCTGCAGAGCGAGGGGCTGCACAAGTCGCCGGTGGCCACGCGCGTGATGACGTCGGCCCTGCTCGATGACATCGCGTCCCTCGCCTTGGTCGCGATCCTGGTGCCGATCGCGAGCGGCGAGGGCTCGGCGAACGTCAAGGACATTGCCTTGATCGCGGCGAAGGCAGTTGGCTTCTTCGTGCTCGTGACGATCTTCGGTGCGTGGGTGTTTCCCCATGAGGTCAAGGGCTGGATGAAACGGGTTCCCCTGATCGGAGCCTACGGATTCTCCCACGTCATCACCTTCAGCCGGCATTCCACCCAAACGGTGCTGCTGCTGGCGCTGAGTGTGGGGCTGCTGGCGCACGAATTCGGCTTCCATCCAGCTATCGGCGCCTACATGGCCGGCCTGATCATTCACGAGGAGTACTTCCATCTCAAGGGGACAGAGGGATCCTACGCGGACACCAAACGCATTATCGATAATGTGGCCTTCTCGTGGATCGGGCCCGTGTTCTTCGTCGAGCTGGGCACGAAGCTGATTCTCGAGCGGGATACGGCGATGTCGCTCATTCCACACATTCTGGCCATGGCGCTCATCATCTTCGTTGCTCAGGTGACCTCAGCCGCGCTCGCGGCGCGCTATACCGCCGACATGGACTGGCCCGGCAGCGTGATGATCGGGTTCGGCATGCTTGGACGCGCCGAGCTCGCGTTCGTGGTGATGGACATCGCTTACGTCCAGCACGCCATTCTGAGCGTTGAGGCGTTCTACACCTTGATGGGGACGGCGTTGATCCTCAACGTGCTCGTGCCGCTGACGATCCGTTTGTGGAAGCCGGTGTACATGCGGACAATGCCCGAGGGTGCCGGATTCAGAAAGTCGATGGGGTCGCAGGGAGCGTGA